Proteins encoded together in one Amphiprion ocellaris isolate individual 3 ecotype Okinawa chromosome 14, ASM2253959v1, whole genome shotgun sequence window:
- the LOC111585877 gene encoding protein SET-like: LNHPQVSALLGEEDEEAFHYLSRVEVTEFEDIKSGHRIDFYFDENSYFENKALSKEFTVNEKGDPVSKSTEIKWKAGKDLTKRTGQTPNTAGKKRQHEEPESFFSWFTDHSDAGADELGEVIKDDIWPNPLQYYLVPDMEDEEGDDDDD; the protein is encoded by the coding sequence CTCAACCATCCACAAGTCTCAGCTCTTCTtggggaggaggatgaggaagcaTTTCATTACTTGTCGAGGGTTGAGGTCACTGAGTTCGAGGATATCAAGTCTGGCCATagaatagatttttattttgatgaaaattcaTATTTTGAGAACAAAGCTCTCTCCAAAGAGTTTACTGTAAATGAGAAGGGAGACCCTGTTTCCAAGTCAACTGAAATCAAATGGAAAGCTGGAAAGGACCTGACAAAGCGTACTGGTCAGACGCCGAACACAGCTGGGAAGAAGAGGCAGCATGAGGAGCCAGAGAGCTTCTTCTCCTGGTTTACTGACCACTCAGATGCAGGAGCTGACGAGTTGGGAGAAGTGATCAAAGATGATATCTGGCCTAACCCTCTGCAGTACTACCTAGTCCCTGACATGGAGGATGAGGAAGGTGATGACGACGATGATTAA